Proteins encoded together in one Synechococcus sp. A15-62 window:
- a CDS encoding thiamine pyrophosphate-binding protein, with translation MKGHEAILRQFLANDLDHMFGNPGTVEQGFLDALADVPEMKYILTLQESIAVLCADGYARARLKPALVQIHSSPGLGNAIGNLYQAMRGQAPLVVIGGDAGIKYQAMDAQMAADLVAMAEPVTKWSAMVQHPSSLLRMVRRAIKIASTPPCGPVYLCLPEDILDAEVTEEIFPAHVPSLATTPRGDDLEKLASAIEQASNPIILVGDGVAWTGGVDRVVELAETMGAKVYSADGGEINFPDDHLLNYGSTGHMFGDASLPIMRGCDFCITLGAYLLPEVFPHLGDIFDPKATVIHVDTDVNNIAKNHRVDISYVAHPHTVIEGLIPLVKQLPQSWHNAAQERRKKLESESPVVNNDVDINYEVVPKHASGEYDGKKLSMRSGYFIKTLSEMIPENRIIFDEALTNSPPVNKYLPGRAPGERMLTRGGSLGTGFPGAIGAKIAHPDRCVVGFSGDGGSMYTIQCLWTAARHNVAAKFVVCQNRSYKLLQANISQFWKERGIEGREFPIPFDLSKPEICFNEIANSFGVAGEQVVRPDQVKDAITRMLSHDGPYLINLVLDGTIRPDLIGVKCGQ, from the coding sequence ATGAAAGGACATGAGGCGATCCTGAGGCAGTTTCTTGCCAACGACCTGGACCATATGTTCGGGAACCCAGGGACTGTGGAACAGGGTTTTCTGGATGCTTTGGCAGATGTGCCAGAGATGAAGTACATCCTTACCCTTCAAGAATCAATTGCAGTGCTGTGTGCAGACGGCTACGCGAGGGCACGGTTGAAGCCAGCATTGGTACAGATCCACAGTTCACCGGGACTCGGCAATGCAATCGGTAATCTTTATCAAGCGATGCGAGGACAGGCTCCACTGGTTGTCATCGGCGGAGATGCGGGAATCAAGTATCAGGCCATGGATGCACAGATGGCAGCTGATCTTGTCGCCATGGCAGAGCCAGTAACCAAATGGTCTGCCATGGTTCAACATCCGTCAAGCTTGCTGCGGATGGTGAGACGAGCTATCAAAATCGCCTCAACTCCTCCCTGTGGCCCTGTTTATCTCTGTCTACCTGAAGACATTCTGGATGCTGAGGTCACGGAAGAAATCTTCCCCGCCCATGTACCAAGCTTGGCGACGACGCCACGGGGTGATGATCTGGAGAAGTTGGCCTCAGCGATTGAGCAGGCCAGCAACCCAATCATCCTGGTAGGCGATGGAGTTGCTTGGACCGGCGGGGTCGACCGGGTGGTTGAGTTGGCGGAAACCATGGGGGCAAAAGTCTATTCAGCCGACGGTGGTGAGATTAACTTTCCCGATGATCACCTACTTAACTACGGAAGTACAGGACACATGTTCGGAGATGCAAGTCTTCCGATCATGAGAGGTTGTGATTTCTGTATCACTCTCGGAGCCTACTTACTACCAGAAGTATTTCCCCATCTAGGTGATATCTTTGACCCGAAGGCAACGGTCATTCATGTGGATACCGATGTCAATAATATCGCCAAAAATCATCGGGTCGACATCTCCTACGTTGCCCATCCACATACAGTGATCGAGGGATTGATACCCCTAGTAAAGCAGTTGCCACAGAGTTGGCACAATGCCGCTCAGGAGAGAAGAAAAAAGCTGGAAAGCGAGTCACCTGTGGTCAATAATGACGTCGATATCAATTATGAAGTTGTACCGAAACATGCAAGTGGAGAATATGACGGCAAAAAGTTATCAATGCGGTCGGGGTATTTCATCAAAACGCTCTCTGAAATGATTCCCGAAAATAGAATTATTTTTGACGAGGCATTGACCAATTCACCACCTGTCAACAAATACCTGCCAGGGCGTGCACCCGGTGAACGAATGTTGACACGAGGTGGGTCATTGGGTACTGGATTCCCCGGAGCCATTGGTGCCAAGATTGCTCATCCTGATCGATGCGTTGTTGGCTTCTCTGGTGATGGAGGAAGCATGTACACCATCCAGTGCCTGTGGACAGCAGCACGTCACAACGTTGCAGCAAAATTTGTGGTCTGTCAAAACAGATCGTACAAACTTCTGCAGGCAAACATTAGCCAATTCTGGAAGGAGAGAGGCATTGAAGGTAGGGAGTTCCCCATTCCTTTTGATCTATCCAAGCCTGAAATCTGCTTCAACGAAATTGCAAATAGCTTTGGTGTTGCAGGAGAGCAAGTTGTTCGACCTGATCAAGTTAAAGATGCAATTACAAGAATGTTGTCTCATGATGGGCCGTATCTTATCAATCTTGTACTTGATGGCACCATTAGACCCGACTTAATTGGAGTTAAGTGCGGCCAATAA
- a CDS encoding type 1 glutamine amidotransferase domain-containing protein has translation MAKRILVVLSEWGYWGEELIGPLDVLTKAGYQLDFMTSFGRKPPALPPSMEEGYLDPPLNKVVTDAHYAKRTTEVHESNLLDNPINLSEKISLMPYFNGLNFGLELAAFHERREEFWKEFVDPYDALLLPGGSGPMADMVNNERLHNLILGYVDRDKLIAAECYCVTCLAFARDWTDRKSIIWGKHVTGHAREYDYKENTGFAQMYGFDGEPMNTTANFGPPFYPLEYILRDATGPHGKYHGGVGKNLSTILDYPFLTGRSTQDSALVGDLVRKVLEDGLRRYGW, from the coding sequence ATGGCAAAAAGAATTCTGGTCGTCCTGTCTGAGTGGGGCTACTGGGGCGAAGAGCTGATTGGCCCCCTTGATGTGCTGACGAAAGCTGGTTATCAGCTTGATTTCATGACTTCGTTTGGCAGGAAGCCGCCGGCGTTGCCCCCTAGCATGGAAGAAGGATATCTTGATCCACCGCTAAACAAGGTTGTTACCGACGCACACTATGCGAAGCGGACAACCGAGGTACATGAATCAAATCTTCTCGATAATCCAATTAATTTGTCTGAGAAGATTTCGTTGATGCCTTATTTCAACGGACTAAATTTTGGATTAGAACTAGCAGCATTTCATGAAAGAAGAGAGGAATTCTGGAAAGAATTCGTTGATCCATACGATGCGCTGCTGCTCCCTGGAGGTAGCGGACCTATGGCAGACATGGTTAACAACGAAAGGCTGCATAACCTAATTCTTGGATATGTTGATCGTGACAAGCTGATTGCAGCTGAGTGCTATTGCGTCACGTGTCTGGCATTTGCCAGGGACTGGACTGATAGAAAGAGCATTATTTGGGGCAAGCATGTCACTGGACACGCCAGGGAGTACGACTACAAAGAAAACACTGGCTTTGCACAAATGTACGGCTTTGATGGTGAACCGATGAACACTACGGCTAACTTCGGGCCTCCGTTCTACCCATTGGAATATATCCTTCGTGATGCCACTGGCCCTCATGGCAAATATCACGGTGGTGTCGGGAAGAATCTTTCAACGATTTTGGATTACCCCTTCCTTACGGGTCGTTCCACACAGGACTCCGCGTTGGTTGGAGACCTGGTGCGGAAGGTGCTGGAAGACGGTCTTCGCCGCTACGGCTGGTAA
- a CDS encoding putative 2OG-Fe(II) oxygenase — MTASNISNNRKGVEAAMAGNHIEAEKFFRQAIKENETAIEGCMNLIRLLHMQGRHAETISAFKELQINVQIEKIHPQILYMVTQSALDIGDQKIAIQNLSVLSPQHPGNSEIQCMLSEAFIKSGRLVDSQKLLERVIQLNPEDPSIATQLAITESELGNYNKAEKIHKQLVGKFENAFLSHFNYGLFLANIGETKRALRCFERCKQIVPNAPEAQEQIEKLIQNESNGLTEIYQDIEKKYWVEAEKKLRKNKEVIEPIQFWAAVNELPKENQQKLGSIQAFDAEIQIRIVELYSVSEKEKFLAELVDNVKNAESLIWNRAGKPTRHGLQSHEILNGSQSTAIQDLCRRLKEASLDYIKNKPLLQKIRNQKKGNKELSGWSVVLKKGGHQKRHIHPESIVSGVVYIQLPKESANEEKKEGNLVFPSNNMKMVTPKEGMAVIFPSYLAHETVPINSNEERICIAFNWT, encoded by the coding sequence ATGACAGCAAGCAATATCTCCAACAATAGAAAGGGTGTTGAGGCTGCCATGGCAGGTAACCATATTGAAGCAGAAAAATTTTTTCGGCAGGCAATAAAAGAGAATGAAACCGCTATTGAAGGGTGTATGAACCTTATCAGACTTCTACATATGCAAGGAAGACACGCTGAGACAATTAGTGCATTCAAAGAGCTTCAAATAAATGTTCAAATAGAAAAGATCCATCCACAAATTTTGTATATGGTCACTCAAAGTGCTTTGGATATTGGCGACCAGAAAATAGCAATCCAGAACCTCAGCGTACTATCCCCACAGCATCCTGGAAATAGTGAGATCCAGTGCATGCTTTCTGAGGCATTCATCAAAAGTGGAAGACTAGTAGATTCCCAAAAATTACTAGAGAGAGTAATACAACTCAACCCAGAGGATCCCAGTATTGCCACACAACTAGCTATTACGGAAAGTGAGCTTGGGAATTACAACAAGGCGGAGAAAATACACAAGCAACTTGTAGGCAAATTTGAGAATGCATTTTTAAGTCACTTTAACTATGGTCTTTTTTTGGCAAACATAGGCGAAACAAAAAGGGCATTAAGATGTTTCGAACGGTGTAAGCAAATCGTTCCAAATGCACCAGAGGCACAAGAGCAAATCGAGAAGTTAATCCAAAATGAAAGCAACGGATTGACAGAGATCTATCAAGATATCGAGAAAAAATATTGGGTTGAAGCTGAAAAAAAGCTTAGAAAAAATAAAGAGGTAATAGAGCCAATTCAGTTTTGGGCTGCAGTTAATGAGTTACCAAAAGAAAATCAGCAAAAACTAGGAAGTATTCAGGCTTTTGACGCAGAAATACAGATCAGAATAGTTGAACTCTATTCCGTCTCGGAAAAAGAAAAGTTTTTGGCTGAACTTGTCGATAACGTGAAGAATGCAGAAAGCTTGATTTGGAATCGAGCTGGCAAACCAACACGGCATGGACTACAAAGCCATGAAATATTGAATGGTAGTCAATCAACCGCCATTCAGGATTTATGTAGGCGTCTCAAGGAAGCCTCACTTGACTACATCAAAAACAAACCACTTCTGCAAAAAATTAGAAATCAAAAAAAGGGAAATAAAGAATTGAGTGGCTGGAGTGTGGTGTTGAAGAAAGGGGGACATCAAAAACGTCATATCCATCCAGAATCCATTGTGAGTGGAGTCGTCTACATACAACTTCCAAAAGAGAGCGCTAACGAGGAAAAAAAAGAAGGGAACCTAGTGTTCCCTTCAAATAATATGAAAATGGTCACCCCGAAAGAAGGTATGGCGGTAATATTCCCGAGCTATCTAGCCCATGAAACGGTACCAATTAATAGCAACGAAGAGCGAATCTGTATCGCTTTTAATTGGACATAA
- the glgX gene encoding glycogen debranching protein GlgX, with the protein MIHLFFIKYSLSVRADISQVDPPLYANAAIQEKTDSYQVRKVLGADDSSSAFSSASITAMTISAPPVIASLRGNPLEPQGTAFRRYTGSPHPFGSTVEADGVNFSLFSGSATGVQLLIFTRPEDLDPVNVITLSATENRSFNIWHAFIEGVKPGMGYAYRVDGPREPWNGHRFDPEKVLVDPYSKGNSLALWNRGAACTPGDNLHCSMRSVVIDTGDYDWEGDQPLKRPMADTVVYEMHVGGFTKSPTSGVKHPGTYLGLIEKIPYLKSLGVTAVELLPCFSFDHTDVTKEHEGRKLVNYWGYSTMGYFAPHQGYCVSADAGTHIKEFRDMVKALHNAGIEVILDVVYNHTDEGNHQGPMFSFRGIDNSTYYYLTGANGSKEYYYDYTGCGNTFNCNHPVGEKLILDSLRFWVDEMHVDGFRFDEGSVLSRGEDGSPLEHPPVIWAIELDDILGKSKVIAEAWDAAGLYQIGYFPGARWAEWNGKYRDCIRRFIKGDAGIISEVASRITGSADLYQWHHHEPVNSVNFVTAHDGFTLYDLTAYNEKHNWANGEGNNDGIDENLSWNCGFEGETDDQWINDMRKRQVKNFATIHMLSMGVPMIVGGDEYMRSQGGNNNTYCHDNEINWYDWDQIASKESQEMIRFWSLLIEKRKMYIDHFRGRYFKGKSNKFGLNDIAWHGTQLNNPGWDNSDARCLAMTLGDTAEDTDQTHNVHIMFNMFWDAVEFEIPQIPGLAWYRAIDTALPSPQDIESPDQQVAVQGNSYLVTGRSIVTLVSRASN; encoded by the coding sequence GTGATTCATCTCTTTTTTATTAAGTATTCATTGTCAGTGCGAGCTGATATTTCCCAGGTCGACCCCCCCTTATATGCAAACGCTGCTATCCAAGAAAAGACCGATTCGTACCAGGTACGGAAAGTTCTAGGGGCTGACGACTCTTCTTCTGCCTTTTCCTCTGCATCGATTACAGCTATGACGATTAGCGCTCCTCCTGTCATTGCATCGCTTCGGGGCAATCCGCTCGAACCACAGGGCACAGCATTTCGTCGTTACACCGGGTCTCCTCACCCTTTTGGAAGCACCGTCGAAGCAGACGGCGTGAACTTTTCGCTGTTCAGCGGCAGTGCTACTGGGGTTCAACTGCTGATTTTCACTCGACCTGAAGACCTCGATCCGGTCAACGTCATTACCCTTAGTGCAACTGAGAACAGAAGCTTCAACATCTGGCATGCCTTCATCGAAGGCGTCAAGCCTGGTATGGGTTATGCCTACCGGGTGGACGGTCCCCGTGAACCCTGGAACGGCCATCGCTTCGATCCAGAGAAGGTTCTTGTCGATCCGTACTCCAAAGGAAACAGTCTGGCCCTTTGGAATCGCGGAGCTGCTTGTACACCAGGCGACAACCTGCACTGCAGCATGCGCAGCGTTGTTATCGACACCGGCGACTACGACTGGGAAGGGGATCAGCCCCTGAAACGTCCGATGGCCGATACGGTCGTTTATGAAATGCATGTGGGGGGCTTCACCAAGAGTCCGACCAGTGGCGTTAAACACCCAGGCACTTATCTGGGACTGATCGAAAAAATTCCTTATCTGAAAAGTCTTGGTGTCACGGCTGTCGAGCTTTTGCCCTGCTTCAGCTTCGACCACACAGATGTCACCAAGGAACATGAAGGCCGCAAATTGGTGAACTATTGGGGCTACAGCACCATGGGCTATTTCGCGCCTCACCAGGGTTATTGCGTGAGTGCGGATGCAGGAACTCATATCAAGGAGTTTCGTGACATGGTGAAAGCTCTGCACAATGCAGGAATCGAAGTAATCCTTGATGTGGTGTACAACCACACGGATGAGGGCAATCATCAGGGTCCGATGTTCAGCTTCAGGGGAATTGATAATTCAACGTATTACTATCTAACTGGTGCTAATGGATCAAAAGAGTATTACTACGACTACACAGGATGTGGCAACACATTCAACTGTAATCATCCCGTCGGTGAAAAGCTGATTCTCGACTCCCTGAGATTCTGGGTGGATGAGATGCATGTTGATGGCTTCCGATTCGATGAAGGCTCTGTGTTGAGTCGTGGCGAAGACGGTTCTCCTTTGGAGCATCCTCCAGTGATTTGGGCGATTGAGCTCGACGATATTCTTGGTAAGAGCAAGGTGATTGCTGAAGCTTGGGATGCTGCAGGTCTGTACCAAATTGGCTATTTCCCAGGAGCACGGTGGGCTGAGTGGAACGGTAAATACAGAGATTGCATCCGTCGTTTCATCAAAGGTGATGCGGGCATTATCAGCGAGGTGGCTTCACGTATTACGGGCAGTGCAGATCTCTATCAGTGGCACCACCACGAGCCTGTGAACAGCGTGAATTTCGTCACGGCACATGATGGATTTACTCTTTATGACCTAACTGCGTACAACGAAAAGCACAACTGGGCGAATGGGGAAGGAAATAACGATGGTATTGATGAAAATTTAAGTTGGAACTGTGGTTTCGAAGGTGAGACTGATGACCAGTGGATTAACGACATGAGAAAAAGACAAGTTAAAAATTTCGCCACAATTCATATGCTTTCTATGGGTGTACCCATGATCGTGGGTGGTGATGAATACATGCGGAGTCAGGGTGGCAACAACAACACTTACTGCCATGATAACGAGATCAATTGGTATGACTGGGATCAGATCGCATCAAAGGAAAGTCAGGAGATGATTCGTTTCTGGTCTCTTCTGATCGAGAAAAGAAAAATGTATATTGACCACTTCCGTGGCCGTTATTTCAAGGGCAAATCAAATAAATTTGGACTAAACGATATTGCTTGGCACGGTACGCAGTTGAACAATCCTGGCTGGGATAACAGTGATGCTCGATGCCTTGCTATGACCCTTGGAGACACGGCTGAGGATACAGATCAGACTCACAATGTTCACATTATGTTCAATATGTTCTGGGATGCTGTCGAATTTGAGATTCCTCAAATTCCAGGATTAGCCTGGTACCGAGCAATCGACACTGCTTTGCCTTCACCTCAGGACATCGAGTCTCCCGATCAACAGGTTGCTGTTCAAGGAAACAGCTATTTGGTGACCGGCCGCAGCATCGTGACGCTTGTCTCTCGAGCGTCAAATTGA
- a CDS encoding ComEC/Rec2 family competence protein — MRPRRSADAIAICLLALLVLRGLFWGAPAPSRVDPSRLIQTPPAAVAISGRLLADVRRFSSGCSALLEVDRIEARRGDGRTELQLPACSAPLQQGWRVQAIGVLRRPLPAAHPLLPGSAERLARQGSWSQLRVESIKVLQRPWTPLVDLRRDVAQRLQRALGPRRGGFLAALVLGSAQVQLSADIREAFRMAGLSHALAASGFHLSVLLGTVLMLARRWPPGLRLPLAAMALLLFVCLAGAQPSVVRAVLMAAMALLIREAGHHSRPLGVLVLTLSGMLLLRPAWALSIGFQFSAAATAGLILTAPRLERAVQAWLPDRCQGLAAAFSIPLAALLWTLPLQLLHFGAMPLYALVANLLVAPLLAPLTLLAMLSALLVLVGPPSVLPLLLWPVHQLAGLVITMASWISHWPGTQLLTGRPQEWVIALFVLGLLPWLLGAGPCRRCWSLIPLAIALFAHGLLQFSDGLVAVERFGRHWLLACHHGRAAVVSTHGDARSCRMAKRLAAVHGHARLDWVMLLDPVATEVMVCWQALAHRAEAPQQGQAPIAIGQVLRSDGLSVQHLQHRSGALLMRVGPQSWQLFPSPQALWALQHRQRSKPQQMITGTWLGFKPSAPQRRWLLKHAAGSRFIGL, encoded by the coding sequence CTGCGTCCACGTCGTTCTGCTGATGCCATTGCCATCTGTCTCCTGGCACTGCTTGTGCTGCGAGGGCTGTTCTGGGGGGCGCCTGCGCCGAGCCGAGTCGATCCATCTCGCCTGATCCAAACGCCGCCTGCGGCCGTGGCGATCAGCGGTCGCTTGCTCGCTGATGTGCGCCGTTTTTCCTCGGGATGTTCTGCTCTGTTGGAGGTGGATCGGATTGAGGCTCGCCGGGGCGATGGACGAACCGAGCTCCAGCTGCCTGCCTGCTCAGCGCCGTTGCAGCAGGGCTGGCGAGTCCAGGCCATAGGTGTGCTGAGGCGTCCGCTGCCAGCAGCGCACCCGCTGTTGCCGGGATCGGCAGAACGTCTGGCCCGCCAAGGCAGTTGGAGTCAGTTGCGGGTCGAGAGCATCAAGGTGCTGCAGCGTCCATGGACGCCATTGGTTGATCTGCGGCGCGATGTTGCCCAGCGACTGCAACGGGCCCTGGGGCCGCGGCGGGGTGGCTTTCTGGCCGCTCTGGTGCTGGGCAGCGCCCAGGTGCAGCTCTCCGCAGATATCCGAGAGGCGTTCCGGATGGCCGGTTTATCCCATGCCCTTGCGGCATCGGGGTTTCACCTCTCTGTTCTGCTCGGCACTGTGCTGATGTTGGCCCGCCGCTGGCCGCCTGGCCTGAGGCTTCCCCTGGCGGCCATGGCGCTGCTGCTGTTTGTCTGTCTCGCTGGAGCCCAGCCATCGGTGGTGCGGGCGGTGCTGATGGCTGCGATGGCCTTGCTGATTCGTGAGGCAGGGCATCACAGCCGTCCCCTGGGGGTGCTGGTGCTGACGCTCAGTGGCATGTTGCTGTTGCGCCCGGCCTGGGCCCTATCGATTGGTTTTCAATTCAGTGCGGCGGCAACCGCTGGGCTGATCCTTACGGCTCCCCGCCTCGAGCGGGCTGTTCAGGCGTGGTTGCCGGATCGCTGCCAGGGGCTGGCAGCGGCGTTCTCCATTCCTCTGGCTGCCCTGCTCTGGACGCTCCCGCTCCAGCTGCTCCATTTCGGTGCAATGCCGTTGTACGCCCTGGTTGCCAATCTTCTCGTTGCCCCGCTGCTGGCGCCGCTCACGCTGCTCGCCATGCTCTCGGCGTTGTTGGTGCTTGTGGGGCCTCCGTCTGTGCTGCCCCTGCTGCTGTGGCCCGTTCATCAGTTGGCGGGCCTGGTGATCACCATGGCCAGCTGGATCAGCCACTGGCCTGGGACACAACTGCTCACCGGACGGCCCCAAGAGTGGGTGATTGCCCTGTTTGTGCTTGGACTGTTGCCTTGGTTGCTGGGGGCAGGGCCTTGTCGCCGCTGCTGGTCGTTGATCCCCCTGGCAATCGCCCTGTTCGCCCATGGCCTGCTTCAGTTCAGCGATGGTCTGGTAGCGGTGGAGCGGTTCGGTCGCCACTGGTTGCTGGCTTGCCATCATGGGCGTGCCGCTGTGGTGAGCACCCATGGCGATGCGCGCAGTTGCCGAATGGCGAAGAGACTCGCCGCCGTTCACGGCCATGCCCGTCTGGACTGGGTGATGCTCTTGGATCCTGTGGCCACAGAGGTGATGGTCTGTTGGCAAGCGTTGGCGCATCGCGCTGAGGCTCCCCAGCAAGGCCAAGCTCCCATCGCCATCGGCCAGGTGCTTCGGAGTGATGGCTTATCTGTTCAGCACCTGCAGCATCGCTCTGGAGCACTGTTGATGCGGGTGGGTCCTCAGTCCTGGCAACTGTTCCCAAGCCCTCAGGCCTTGTGGGCACTGCAGCATCGGCAGCGATCAAAACCCCAGCAGATGATCACCGGAACATGGCTGGGCTTCAAGCCTTCCGCACCGCAGCGGCGTTGGCTTCTGAAGCATGCAGCTGGCTCTCGGTTCATCGGCCTTTAA
- a CDS encoding nuclear transport factor 2 family protein has protein sequence MKNVPQTKLGNLYREHISLILKKDIDGLLAQYADDALLISSFEKSPKYFRGSKELEIHFQGILGIQGLDTEIAFWGETENPTTLMIVEAITMQTPGGEAKMRFADSWVLNEEGRIQIHFAGMTQYPDGSVA, from the coding sequence ATGAAAAATGTCCCTCAAACCAAGCTTGGTAATCTTTACCGAGAGCACATCAGCTTGATTCTTAAAAAGGATATTGATGGTCTTCTTGCTCAGTATGCAGACGATGCATTGTTGATTTCAAGTTTTGAAAAATCACCTAAATATTTCCGTGGTAGTAAAGAACTTGAGATCCATTTTCAGGGAATTCTTGGTATTCAAGGCCTTGATACTGAAATCGCATTCTGGGGTGAAACAGAAAATCCAACGACACTTATGATCGTTGAGGCTATAACGATGCAAACTCCAGGTGGTGAAGCAAAAATGCGCTTTGCCGACAGCTGGGTTCTTAATGAAGAGGGTCGGATACAGATCCATTTCGCTGGTATGACTCAGTATCCTGATGGTTCAGTTGCTTGA
- a CDS encoding AGE family epimerase/isomerase, whose amino-acid sequence MASSNQLNFPFSDLVAGYIRSVSYPDVFDCKGEVELETSDGRMYTVKITDAAYAELVRNLGEPFQMAPDLSQILVEGRFIHVYGLFYPESDRLKFEAKHMLLFGRGKDDLRFENQNWWIHQIQQLLNFYLEAQFQVVEGESIDFKKFRTDLSAEGKKQDGVQNLDTISRLIYGFATAYMITGDERALEAAKNGTEYMQRHFRHQNKSEGICYWYSQIDIQEDGSVRKYMGSTAGGDEGGNAIPCYEQIYALAGPTQTWRLIGGESIKQDIDDTISFLNRYYKDHGPYGGYYSHVDPVTFDAKADSLGVNKAKKNWNSVGDHAPAYLINLYLATGDENYGTFLEDTFDTICEHFPDYGYSPFMNEKFYEDWTHDLKWGIHQARCVVGHNLKVAWNLTRMHSLMPKESYKTFAHQIADAIPGAGCDNQRGGWYDMMERTLKDGEEHYRRVWHDRKAWWQQEQGILAYYIMAGVYNDKPEYLRYAREGSAFYNGWFLDYDAGGIYFNVLSNGQPYSLGGERGKGSHSMAGYHSFELCFLAAIYSNLLVNKEPMDFYFKPDPQAWPENKLRVAPDLLPAGSVELSEVWIDDKSYTDFDRANLIVNLPESDMPLKVRVRIEPAGLGFSADLMTYENSIANFALDGDLTRCKLPLLKKEVEKLSCLKGMVLDMTNLKTVDDTGWNYLLFTKQQRGADFSLSLKGLNAEIAQSLKDAELDEEFTTL is encoded by the coding sequence ATGGCATCTTCCAATCAGCTTAATTTCCCTTTTTCTGACCTGGTCGCTGGTTACATTCGTAGCGTTTCATACCCCGATGTTTTCGACTGTAAAGGCGAGGTAGAACTCGAAACATCCGATGGAAGGATGTACACAGTGAAAATTACTGATGCAGCATACGCTGAGCTGGTCAGGAATCTAGGTGAGCCATTCCAAATGGCTCCCGATCTTAGTCAGATCTTGGTTGAGGGCAGATTCATTCACGTTTATGGCCTTTTCTATCCTGAATCAGACCGGTTGAAGTTTGAAGCCAAGCATATGTTGCTGTTTGGTCGAGGGAAGGATGACCTTAGATTTGAAAACCAGAACTGGTGGATTCATCAGATTCAGCAATTGTTGAACTTCTATTTGGAAGCACAGTTCCAAGTGGTTGAAGGTGAATCCATTGACTTCAAAAAGTTCAGAACAGATCTCAGTGCGGAAGGTAAAAAGCAGGACGGTGTTCAAAATCTTGATACCATCTCACGCTTGATCTATGGCTTTGCGACGGCCTACATGATCACCGGCGACGAGCGGGCTTTGGAGGCAGCCAAGAACGGAACTGAATATATGCAGCGCCATTTCAGGCACCAAAACAAGAGCGAAGGGATCTGCTACTGGTACAGCCAAATTGACATCCAAGAGGATGGTAGCGTTCGCAAATACATGGGCTCCACTGCCGGTGGTGATGAAGGTGGTAATGCAATTCCGTGTTATGAACAAATTTATGCTCTTGCTGGTCCAACCCAGACGTGGCGACTAATCGGTGGCGAAAGTATTAAGCAAGATATTGACGACACGATCTCATTCCTTAACCGCTACTACAAAGATCATGGTCCATACGGTGGATACTATTCACACGTTGATCCTGTCACTTTTGATGCCAAGGCTGATTCTCTTGGTGTCAACAAGGCCAAGAAAAATTGGAACTCCGTTGGCGACCACGCTCCGGCTTATCTCATCAACTTGTATTTAGCCACTGGTGATGAGAACTATGGAACGTTCCTTGAAGATACTTTCGACACGATTTGTGAGCATTTCCCTGATTATGGCTACAGCCCCTTCATGAACGAGAAGTTCTACGAAGACTGGACCCATGACCTGAAGTGGGGGATTCACCAAGCAAGGTGCGTGGTCGGTCACAATCTAAAAGTTGCCTGGAACCTCACCAGGATGCATAGCTTGATGCCCAAGGAGAGCTACAAGACGTTCGCTCATCAGATTGCTGATGCGATTCCAGGCGCAGGTTGTGATAACCAGCGCGGTGGCTGGTACGACATGATGGAGCGTACCCTGAAGGATGGGGAAGAGCATTACCGTCGCGTCTGGCACGATAGAAAAGCCTGGTGGCAGCAGGAACAGGGGATTCTTGCTTACTACATCATGGCTGGTGTTTACAACGACAAACCTGAATACCTCCGCTACGCAAGGGAAGGTTCTGCCTTCTACAACGGCTGGTTCCTCGATTACGACGCTGGTGGAATCTATTTCAACGTTCTTTCGAATGGTCAACCCTATTCATTGGGTGGAGAGCGTGGAAAGGGCAGTCACTCGATGGCTGGCTATCACTCCTTCGAACTCTGCTTCCTTGCAGCAATCTACTCAAACTTATTGGTGAACAAGGAACCGATGGATTTCTACTTCAAGCCGGATCCTCAGGCTTGGCCCGAAAACAAACTCCGTGTTGCTCCTGATCTACTACCTGCTGGTAGCGTAGAACTATCGGAAGTTTGGATTGATGACAAGTCTTACACAGATTTCGATCGAGCCAACTTGATTGTCAATCTGCCTGAATCGGATATGCCCTTAAAGGTTCGTGTCAGGATTGAACCTGCAGGCTTGGGCTTTAGTGCTGATCTGATGACCTATGAAAATAGCATTGCTAACTTTGCATTGGACGGAGATCTGACCCGCTGCAAATTGCCACTTCTTAAGAAGGAAGTGGAGAAACTGAGCTGCCTGAAGGGCATGGTCCTCGATATGACCAATCTCAAGACTGTTGACGACACAGGCTGGAATTACCTGTTATTCACAAAGCAACAAAGAGGTGCTGATTTCAGCCTCTCACTCAAGGGTTTGAACGCAGAAATCGCACAGTCCCTAAAAGATGCAGAACTAGACGAAGAGTTTACAACTCTCTAA